Genomic segment of Flavobacteriales bacterium:
AATTTTCTTAATGTTAACCGTGGATGCGGCAATAGCAAGCGCGGATGGTCGAACGAAATCCCCTCCCCTAACAGCAAATCAATATCGATGCTCCGGTCGGAATATCCGGGTTGATCCCTGCGTTTTCGTCCCAATTCACGTTCAATTTCCAAGGCACAATCGAGTAATTCCAGCGGCGATAGTTCTGTTTCCAGCACAACGGCCATGTTCAGAAAATCATTCGAATCGAAACCCCAGGAGGGCGACTGGTAGAGTTGGGATTGCGTTTGAATGGTCCCTGCTTTTCCTTGTAATAAGGACAAGGCGCGGACAAAGGTCCCCCTAACATCTCCTGAATTTCCCCCAAGCAGCAAAGCAAAACGCATCATGGGTGCAAATGTAACTTTCCCTTCAACACGTCCAGCAGCCATTGGTGTAAAAGCCCTTCATCACCGGGTGATGCTCAACTATTTTTGACCTAGAAATTATCTACCCATGAAAGAATTTTTTAAAATGATGGCTGCCTCTGCAGTCGGACACCTCATCACCGGTATTCTGGTGGCCTTTTTATTTGCCGTATTTCTGGTTTCGCAGTTCATGAGTGCATTTGAAGGACTGGAAGACAAGAATAAAGTGGAAGTAAAAGAAAACTCGGTATTACATATTAAGCTGGACAATCCCATCAGCGACCAGGCAACGAATCCGGATTTCAACTTCGGATTTGGCGGATTCAGTTCTGAAAAAGTGAGCGGATTAAATGTGATGCACAAATGCCTTCAGCGCGCTGCCAAGGATGAAATGATTAAAGGAATTTTCCTTGATATTTCTGCGGTAAGTGGTGGAATGGCCAGTGTAGAAGAATTGCGCAATATGCTGCTTGAATTCAAAAAAAGCGGAAAATTCATCATTGCCTATTCTGAAATTTATACGCATAAATCGTACTACCTCGCTACCGTAGCCGATCAGATTTTGCTTTATCCCCAAGGTATAGCACAACACACCGGTTTAACTGCAGAAATCATGTTTATGAAAGGCATGATAGATAAACTCGATCTGGATTTAGCCATCATTCGCGGAAGCAACAATAAATTTAAAAGCGCTGTAGAGCCATTTATGTATGAAAAAATGAGCGATGCCAACCGAGAGCAAACCACTAAATACCTGAATGCATTATGGGGACATATGATGCAGGGTATTTCCGAACAACGGAAAATCTCTATTGAACAATTGAATTTACTCGCCGATTCATTGGTGTTACAAACGGCCGATGCAGCAAAAGAACATCACTTTGTGGACCAAATTGCCTACCGCGATGAAGCCTATGCTTTACTGAAACAAAAAGTGGGCATTGAAGAAAAAGAAGAATTAAATCTTGTTGCCATTTCCGATTACAACAAAGACAAAAGGCTGAATAAAATCAAAAAAGAAGAGGAATTGGCCAATCAGGACAAATCACAAATTGCAGTGATTTATGCCGTGGGCGATATTATTGATGGTAAAGGCGATAAAAACTCTATCGGTTCGGTTACTCTTTCTGAAGAAATCAGGAAAGTCCGTTTGGACACCACTGTAAAAGCCATCGTTCTCCGTGTTAATTCACCCGGTGGAAGTGCTTTGGCTTCGGATGTGATCTGGAGAGAAGTGGTTCTTGCTAAAAAAGCCAAACCTTTTATTGTATCGATGGGTGATGTTGCCGCTTCGGGTGGATATTACATCAGCTGTGCTGCGGATAAAATTTACGCTCAACCGAACACGATTACCGGTTCTATAGGTGTATTCGGAATTTTGCCAAACACCGAGCGCATGCTGAAAGAAAACATTGGAATTACCTACGATCGCGTTAGAACCAATACCCATTCGGATCTAGGATCGATTTCTCGTCCCCTCGACGATTTCGAATATAAAATCATTCAAAAAGGGGTGGACGATATTTATTTTGACTTCACCTCGAAGGTGGCTGAAGGTCGCAAACACAAGAACCTGACCCGCGAAATGGTGGACTCCATCGGCCAGGGAAGAGTGTGGGCCGGAACAGATGCCCTT
This window contains:
- the folK gene encoding 2-amino-4-hydroxy-6-hydroxymethyldihydropteridine diphosphokinase, whose protein sequence is MAAGRVEGKVTFAPMMRFALLLGGNSGDVRGTFVRALSLLQGKAGTIQTQSQLYQSPSWGFDSNDFLNMAVVLETELSPLELLDCALEIERELGRKRRDQPGYSDRSIDIDLLLGEGISFDHPRLLLPHPRLTLRKFALLPLSEIAADWQFPDGSTVIDALHICEDTSIVKLLHPLNFPE
- the sppA gene encoding signal peptide peptidase SppA, whose amino-acid sequence is MKEFFKMMAASAVGHLITGILVAFLFAVFLVSQFMSAFEGLEDKNKVEVKENSVLHIKLDNPISDQATNPDFNFGFGGFSSEKVSGLNVMHKCLQRAAKDEMIKGIFLDISAVSGGMASVEELRNMLLEFKKSGKFIIAYSEIYTHKSYYLATVADQILLYPQGIAQHTGLTAEIMFMKGMIDKLDLDLAIIRGSNNKFKSAVEPFMYEKMSDANREQTTKYLNALWGHMMQGISEQRKISIEQLNLLADSLVLQTADAAKEHHFVDQIAYRDEAYALLKQKVGIEEKEELNLVAISDYNKDKRLNKIKKEEELANQDKSQIAVIYAVGDIIDGKGDKNSIGSVTLSEEIRKVRLDTTVKAIVLRVNSPGGSALASDVIWREVVLAKKAKPFIVSMGDVAASGGYYISCAADKIYAQPNTITGSIGVFGILPNTERMLKENIGITYDRVRTNTHSDLGSISRPLDDFEYKIIQKGVDDIYFDFTSKVAEGRKHKNLTREMVDSIGQGRVWAGTDALKIGLVDELGGLDAAINEAAKRAKLSENQYYVAEYPKVKPPFEELMESLKNESKIEIISQNFGLSPEMMLYLYNVKKILRTKGIVAMLPYHFDIH